The following proteins come from a genomic window of Solwaraspora sp. WMMA2065:
- a CDS encoding SRPBCC family protein — protein MSGPNEAAAGTPGAGEVTATVIIRAPAERVFAAFTAWERQSEWIPFTDVKVVSGDGGEGSLIAAVTAVGPVALRDEMRVVRVDAPYEVRVVHCGTLLRGPGVLRCTQMDHDRTQVVWHEWFHLPGGVAGRVAWPLLWPGSKVSLTQALKKFGRLVETGALP, from the coding sequence GTGAGCGGTCCGAACGAGGCTGCCGCCGGCACCCCCGGCGCCGGCGAGGTGACCGCGACGGTCATCATCCGGGCCCCGGCCGAACGAGTCTTTGCCGCCTTTACCGCCTGGGAGCGGCAGTCCGAGTGGATCCCCTTCACCGATGTGAAGGTCGTCTCGGGCGACGGCGGCGAGGGCAGCCTGATCGCGGCAGTCACCGCGGTCGGTCCGGTGGCGTTGCGCGACGAGATGCGGGTCGTCCGGGTCGACGCTCCGTACGAGGTCCGGGTGGTGCACTGCGGCACCTTGCTGCGCGGCCCGGGAGTGCTGCGCTGCACTCAGATGGACCACGACCGCACCCAGGTCGTCTGGCACGAGTGGTTCCACCTGCCCGGTGGCGTCGCCGGCCGGGTGGCCTGGCCGTTGCTCTGGCCCGGTTCCAAGGTGAGTCTGACCCAGGCGTTGAAGAAGTTCGGCCGGCTGGTCGAGACCGGGGCGCTGCCGTGA
- a CDS encoding DNA-3-methyladenine glycosylase I, with protein MTGLSVGADGLARCGWGAGSADYRRYHDQEWGRPVHDDDALYERLTLEAFQSGLSWLTILRKREAFRAAFDGFRIEKVAGYGPADVERLLADAGIVRNRAKIEAAVSNARAVLDLPTGLSELLWRHAPPPRSARLASMDQVPAVTAESTALARELKRHGLRFVGPTTAYALMQATGMVDDHVAGCHVPPPTRPGGPVVVR; from the coding sequence GTGACCGGGCTGAGCGTCGGGGCGGACGGCCTGGCCCGGTGCGGCTGGGGCGCCGGTTCCGCCGACTACCGCCGGTACCACGACCAGGAGTGGGGCCGCCCGGTCCACGACGACGACGCACTGTACGAACGGCTGACCCTGGAAGCCTTCCAGTCCGGTTTGTCCTGGCTGACGATCCTTCGCAAGCGGGAGGCGTTCCGGGCCGCCTTCGACGGTTTCCGGATCGAGAAGGTTGCCGGGTACGGCCCGGCCGACGTCGAGCGGCTGCTCGCCGACGCCGGCATCGTCCGCAACCGGGCCAAGATCGAGGCCGCCGTGTCGAACGCGCGGGCCGTGCTCGACCTGCCCACCGGCCTGTCCGAGCTGCTCTGGCGACACGCCCCGCCGCCCCGGTCCGCCCGGCTCGCCTCGATGGACCAGGTGCCGGCAGTCACCGCCGAGTCGACCGCGTTGGCCCGGGAGCTCAAACGGCACGGCCTCCGGTTCGTCGGACCCACCACCGCGTACGCGTTGATGCAGGCGACGGGGATGGTCGACGACCATGTCGCCGGCTGCCACGTGCCGCCGCCGACCCGGCCCGGCGGTCCGGTCGTGGTCCGGTGA
- a CDS encoding enoyl-CoA hydratase-related protein, with translation MTEALIVDRRGAVVTLTLNRPDSLNSLNVELKEALRDALAEVETDPGCRAVVLAGAGRAFCVGQDLREHVETLESGTAEPLDTVREHYNPIATRLAGLSKPVVAAVRGAAAGAGASLAMLADLRIGGPRTSFLMAFANVGLAMDTGASWALPRLVGYPKASELLLLAQPVPAAEAHRIGLLNQLVDDDEQILPVAYELAERLAAGPTVAYGAIKRALSIGASGSLADALAAETQAQSICGATTDHRQATAAFVAKQRPVFDGR, from the coding sequence GTGACCGAGGCACTGATCGTCGACCGTCGGGGGGCGGTCGTCACGTTGACCCTGAACCGGCCTGACTCGCTCAACTCGCTGAACGTCGAGCTCAAGGAGGCGCTGCGCGACGCGCTGGCCGAGGTGGAGACCGACCCCGGCTGCCGGGCGGTGGTGCTGGCCGGCGCCGGGCGGGCCTTCTGCGTGGGTCAGGACCTGCGCGAACACGTCGAGACGCTGGAGTCCGGGACGGCTGAGCCGCTGGACACCGTCCGGGAGCACTACAACCCGATCGCCACGCGGCTGGCCGGGCTGTCCAAGCCGGTGGTCGCCGCGGTCCGCGGCGCGGCGGCCGGTGCCGGCGCTTCGCTGGCAATGCTGGCCGATCTGCGGATCGGTGGGCCACGGACCAGCTTCCTGATGGCGTTCGCCAACGTCGGGCTGGCGATGGACACCGGCGCCTCGTGGGCGTTGCCCCGGCTGGTCGGCTACCCGAAGGCGTCCGAACTGCTACTGCTGGCACAGCCGGTGCCAGCCGCCGAGGCACACCGGATCGGGCTGCTCAACCAGCTGGTCGACGACGATGAGCAGATTCTGCCGGTCGCCTACGAACTCGCCGAGCGGTTGGCGGCCGGGCCGACCGTCGCGTACGGGGCGATCAAGCGGGCGCTGTCCATCGGCGCCTCAGGTTCGCTGGCCGACGCGCTGGCCGCGGAGACGCAGGCCCAGTCGATCTGTGGTGCAACCACCGATCACCGGCAGGCGACGGCGGCGTTCGTCGCCAAGCAGCGGCCGGTGTTCGACGGGCGCTGA
- a CDS encoding PaaX family transcriptional regulator C-terminal domain-containing protein encodes MQARSALFDLFGDHLRPRGGRAPVAALVKLLAPLGIAPPAVRTAVSRMVRQGWLQPLRLAAGPGYLLTPKAARRLDEAAARIYRTGRISWDGKFDLLVLDPPGGRRGRQRLCANLSYLGYGMLDEHTWVATRAAGEVDGMLAEAGVRFERFTAAHAAGTTGAAALVRRAWDLAEIGQAYERFVAGQRPKLAKVTVRSDDEEAYAARFQLVHAWRGFLFRDPQLPPALLPERWPGTSAATFFDRHATRLRPAADRYVDRCLELGQRDGGPR; translated from the coding sequence ATGCAGGCACGGTCGGCGCTCTTCGACCTGTTCGGTGACCATCTTCGGCCACGAGGTGGTCGCGCGCCCGTTGCTGCCCTGGTCAAGCTGCTGGCCCCGCTCGGGATCGCGCCGCCCGCCGTACGCACCGCCGTCTCCCGGATGGTCCGGCAGGGATGGCTGCAACCGCTTCGGCTGGCCGCCGGCCCGGGCTATCTGCTGACCCCGAAAGCCGCCCGGCGGCTGGACGAGGCGGCCGCCCGGATCTACCGCACCGGCAGAATCAGCTGGGACGGCAAGTTCGACCTGCTGGTACTCGACCCACCCGGCGGTCGGCGGGGCCGGCAACGGCTGTGCGCCAACCTGAGCTACCTCGGCTACGGGATGCTGGACGAGCACACCTGGGTGGCGACCCGGGCCGCCGGCGAGGTCGACGGCATGCTGGCCGAGGCCGGCGTACGGTTCGAGCGGTTCACCGCCGCGCACGCCGCCGGCACCACCGGGGCCGCCGCGCTGGTCCGCCGCGCCTGGGACCTGGCCGAGATCGGACAGGCCTACGAGCGGTTCGTCGCCGGGCAGCGACCGAAATTGGCAAAGGTGACCGTACGCAGCGACGACGAGGAGGCGTACGCCGCCCGGTTCCAGCTGGTCCACGCCTGGCGTGGGTTCCTGTTCCGAGATCCGCAACTCCCTCCGGCGCTGCTGCCGGAACGCTGGCCTGGGACGAGCGCGGCGACCTTCTTCGACCGGCACGCCACCCGGCTGCGCCCGGCCGCCGACCGGTACGTCGACAGGTGCCTGGAGCTCGGCCAGCGCGACGGCGGCCCGCGCTGA